In Paraburkholderia sprentiae WSM5005, a genomic segment contains:
- the icmH gene encoding type IVB secretion system protein IcmH/DotU, translating into MSLLRNLSTALRRVPSADQLDLASASPPLATRLPTPASSSADALPRVDEAPRHSAVLQLPVAGGTAKADTRQGSAPVLVHGARGEQPAINKAGQQQATWSNPFVSHALPAMLQLQRYRATAPLSQSAIRTQLGLEVRLYRERLAGSGCEWEQTRDASYLLCTFLDEAVNDLAREQSQTVYDGERSLLVEFHDDAWGGEDAFADLSRWMKAAEPPVALLSFYELILSFGWRGRYRVLDRGDVLLQDLRSQLHALVWHHAQPGPLGTELFEPPKRRRSWWNPTRAAAVSLGALALAYGAISVGLDSQGRPIRHALAAWMPPTRTINLAETLPPPLPQLLTEGWLTAYKHPQGWLLVFRSDGAFEAGKAGVRPDFINNIERLGLAFAPWPGDLEVIGHTDPQPIHTGEFPDNQALSEARARTVADELRKTALPGGSHAPQNAVQRNVQYSGRGDSQPIDPAHTPAAYERNRRVDVLWKVIPDGGARRDSDVELLRPVSPADSAARPAMPEGVVISPEPQSPYATTEGRQP; encoded by the coding sequence ATGAGCCTGCTAAGAAACCTATCCACCGCGTTACGCCGCGTTCCCTCGGCCGATCAGCTCGACCTCGCGAGCGCGAGCCCGCCGCTTGCGACGCGGCTTCCGACGCCGGCATCGAGCTCCGCGGATGCGTTGCCGCGCGTCGATGAAGCGCCTCGCCACTCGGCCGTGTTGCAATTGCCGGTGGCGGGCGGCACGGCCAAGGCGGACACCCGCCAGGGCTCGGCGCCGGTGCTGGTCCATGGAGCGCGCGGCGAGCAGCCGGCGATCAACAAAGCGGGGCAGCAGCAGGCGACCTGGAGCAACCCGTTCGTGTCGCATGCGCTGCCCGCGATGCTGCAATTGCAGCGCTATCGCGCGACGGCGCCGCTCAGCCAGAGCGCGATCCGTACGCAGCTCGGGCTCGAAGTGCGGCTCTATCGCGAGCGGCTCGCGGGCTCCGGCTGCGAATGGGAGCAGACGCGCGACGCGTCCTATCTGCTGTGCACGTTTCTCGACGAGGCCGTCAATGATCTGGCGCGCGAGCAGTCGCAGACCGTGTATGACGGCGAACGCAGTCTTCTCGTCGAATTTCACGACGACGCATGGGGTGGCGAGGACGCGTTCGCCGATCTGTCGCGTTGGATGAAGGCCGCCGAACCCCCTGTCGCGCTACTGTCGTTTTACGAACTGATCCTGTCTTTCGGCTGGCGCGGACGCTACCGCGTGCTCGATCGCGGCGACGTGCTGCTGCAGGATCTGCGCTCGCAATTGCACGCGCTGGTCTGGCATCACGCGCAGCCGGGCCCGCTCGGCACGGAACTGTTCGAGCCGCCGAAGCGGCGGCGCTCGTGGTGGAACCCGACGCGCGCGGCGGCCGTCTCGCTCGGTGCGCTCGCGCTTGCGTACGGCGCGATCAGCGTCGGGCTGGATTCGCAGGGGCGGCCGATCCGCCACGCCCTCGCCGCGTGGATGCCGCCGACGCGGACGATCAATCTCGCCGAGACGCTGCCGCCGCCGTTGCCGCAGCTGCTGACGGAAGGGTGGCTCACCGCGTACAAGCATCCGCAAGGGTGGCTGCTCGTGTTCAGGAGCGATGGCGCGTTCGAAGCCGGCAAGGCCGGCGTGCGGCCGGACTTCATCAACAACATCGAGCGGCTCGGACTCGCATTCGCGCCGTGGCCGGGCGATCTCGAAGTGATCGGTCATACCGACCCGCAGCCGATCCACACGGGCGAGTTCCCGGACAACCAGGCGCTCTCGGAGGCGCGGGCGCGCACGGTCGCCGACGAGCTGCGCAAGACCGCGTTGCCGGGCGGCTCGCACGCGCCGCAGAACGCGGTGCAGCGGAACGTCCAATACTCGGGACGCGGCGACAGCCAGCCGATCGACCCCGCACACACTCCCGCCGCGTACGAGCGCAACCGCCGCGTCGACGTGCTGTGGAAGGTGATTCCCGATGGCGGCGCGCGGCGCGATAGCGACGTCGAGCTGCTGCGGCCGGTGTCGCCCGCCGACTCGGCGGCGCGCCCGGCGATGCCGGAAGGCGTCGTCATCTCGCCTGAACCGCAATCGCCGTATGCCACGACCGAGGGCCGTCAGCCATGA